The following proteins come from a genomic window of Deinococcus radiopugnans ATCC 19172:
- a CDS encoding type IV secretory system conjugative DNA transfer family protein, which yields MRVNYAKFMLRYLLALLVVSASLALFMLGLWPMALASLLAGFWFVYNFKDTVAERRYDGHFARPAELDTLTHHPLEGDGVLIGSAYRTLLAVRPGSAGKKELGHFMWFGPNRSGKGLSITSNLLQWRGSALVVDIKGEISEATAGYRQDVLGQKVIILNPSSFERSHRFDPFAEMETDEQIFSAATAFMSPDQDGENAVFAQRAAAALAAIIKAAKVNGWPVIPTLDELLYDAEGLKGAALKLHKLGDRMVSKWLTAFLSKAPDKMDWAAAENDRFLKNSWQRLVTAAQYLTTDGVIHMTSASDFRARELMDRPVTVYLVFRESELDLTLPLFNLVVDSVIRTMLRTYDLNVPHYSQHGVKTLGIFDEAYRATPHNMPDYSATVSGRGIYLCMYVQSLAQLGERWGRGGKTTLLDNIHTKIFLPSVDRNEADKESTAAFVSNSCGQYMVEDRSLNKQEHAHELSSGVRLTTRELITAAEFGQLKPTHSVILTNELPPIFAHRLEPWRFKSFVVAQAFPLPEIDVLGDLETPERAEVAAEAPPVTRVSRAALEPQAAQVTPSVAADQAATTPQTADLDGAAASGKSSAGVGERHEEEPLIGF from the coding sequence GTGAGGGTCAACTACGCGAAGTTCATGCTGCGCTACCTGCTCGCCCTGCTGGTGGTCAGCGCGTCGCTGGCGCTGTTCATGCTGGGCCTGTGGCCGATGGCCCTGGCCTCACTGTTGGCCGGGTTCTGGTTCGTCTACAACTTCAAAGACACGGTGGCCGAGCGCCGGTACGACGGCCACTTCGCCCGGCCCGCCGAACTGGACACCCTCACGCATCATCCCCTGGAAGGAGACGGAGTGCTGATCGGGTCCGCCTACCGCACCCTGCTGGCGGTGCGGCCCGGCTCGGCGGGCAAGAAGGAACTGGGCCATTTCATGTGGTTTGGTCCCAACCGCAGCGGCAAAGGCCTGAGCATCACCTCCAACCTGCTGCAATGGCGGGGCAGCGCCCTCGTCGTGGACATCAAGGGCGAGATCAGCGAGGCAACGGCGGGCTACCGGCAGGACGTGCTGGGGCAAAAAGTCATCATCCTCAATCCCAGCAGCTTCGAGCGCAGCCACCGCTTTGACCCCTTCGCGGAAATGGAAACCGACGAGCAGATTTTCAGCGCGGCCACCGCCTTCATGTCGCCGGATCAGGATGGCGAGAACGCCGTGTTCGCGCAGCGGGCCGCTGCCGCGCTGGCCGCCATCATCAAGGCCGCCAAGGTGAATGGCTGGCCGGTGATTCCCACCCTGGACGAACTGCTGTACGACGCCGAGGGCCTGAAAGGCGCGGCCCTGAAGCTGCACAAGCTGGGCGATCGGATGGTCAGCAAGTGGCTGACCGCCTTCCTGTCCAAAGCGCCCGACAAGATGGACTGGGCGGCAGCGGAAAATGACCGCTTTCTCAAAAACAGCTGGCAGCGCCTCGTCACGGCGGCCCAGTACCTCACCACCGACGGTGTGATCCATATGACCAGTGCCAGCGATTTCCGCGCCAGGGAGTTGATGGACCGCCCGGTGACGGTGTACCTGGTCTTCCGGGAGTCGGAGCTCGATCTGACCCTTCCGCTGTTCAATCTTGTGGTGGATTCGGTGATTCGGACCATGCTCCGCACCTACGACCTGAATGTGCCGCACTATTCGCAGCACGGCGTCAAAACCCTGGGCATCTTCGACGAGGCCTACCGGGCGACGCCCCACAACATGCCCGACTACAGCGCCACCGTGTCAGGCCGTGGTATTTACCTGTGCATGTACGTGCAGAGCCTCGCACAGCTCGGCGAGCGCTGGGGCAGGGGAGGGAAAACCACTCTGCTGGACAACATCCACACCAAGATCTTCCTGCCATCCGTGGACCGCAACGAGGCGGACAAGGAAAGCACCGCCGCCTTCGTGTCCAACAGTTGTGGGCAGTACATGGTGGAAGACCGCAGCCTGAACAAGCAGGAACACGCGCATGAACTGTCGAGCGGCGTCCGGTTGACGACACGGGAGCTAATCACCGCCGCCGAGTTCGGCCAGCTCAAGCCTACCCACAGCGTCATCCTGACCAACGAGCTGCCGCCGATCTTCGCGCACCGCCTGGAGCCGTGGCGGTTCAAGAGCTTTGTGGTGGCCCAGGCCTTTCCCCTGCCAGAGATCGACGTTCTGGGTGACCTGGAAACGCCGGAAAGGGCTGAGGTGGCGGCCGAGGCTCCGCCAGTTACGCGGGTCAGCCGCGCCGCGCTGGAGCCGCAAGCAGCTCAGGTGACACCCTCTGTTGCGGCGGATCAGGCGGCCACCACCCCCCAGACGGCTGATCTTGATGGAGCCGCCGCCTCCGGAAAGTCGTCCGCAGGCGTGGGGGAGCGACACGAAGAAGAGCCGCTGATCGGCTTCTAG
- a CDS encoding UvrD-helicase domain-containing protein yields the protein MNRRAIPPHFTTEQRAFLSCVITTPAHIFLRATAGAGKTTTLLEAAWQLGQPGVYFAYNKHAVADLQPRLPRPVRARTLHAHGLGLLNSQTAGLELVRDKGRQVAARVLRSPRAPVYAAARAWDIAREEGLLTLTQTDAERLAARSDWRGLPHELQDLIPAMHDAGDHLWQDARSADYTDMLWLPVRHGYGQHSLRLALVDEAQDLTPLRQQFVQHLLGLPDATDAGRLIFVGDSDQSIYLWAGADPAALSRLKTAVNAVELPLSVSFRCPQEVVRYARAYSSFIQPAPQATPGMIEHVSAETATYERGDTVLCRTNAPLIRLALELMTQRVSVSVVGRDLEVRLREALMAALPAHGTFENDSVTELARAYLAPLDEPLKQRAAEGDRAARQQRTELYDLARCLRYLAWVVSRASGEGTLEGALALLAELCREDADADVILASVHRAKGKEWPRVTILYPELMPLAQGDEAEERAVQFVAVTRAQQVLRFAYGKEAWATQAFVKPGELPNAPPQEVTRSGTQPAQAARASTVRKPKVQPAPRIIRPGGADTLLGGDVMLGRETVRERLLTLAEEDRALVRVWALTGLQALSGTREAVVAVHEAYLLAYEQAAALARLAQPVGRGRGVAICVFESPLARVQFARKIRVGKAMIRLKLGGQDLRFELSSGELVGAVGPLSTFILPEALESLRAS from the coding sequence GTGAACCGGCGCGCGATTCCCCCACACTTCACGACCGAGCAACGCGCCTTCCTGTCGTGCGTCATCACGACGCCCGCCCACATCTTCCTGCGCGCCACCGCCGGTGCCGGCAAGACCACCACCCTGCTCGAGGCTGCCTGGCAGCTCGGGCAGCCCGGCGTCTATTTCGCGTACAACAAGCACGCCGTCGCTGACCTGCAACCCCGCCTGCCCCGCCCGGTCCGTGCCCGCACCCTCCACGCCCATGGGCTAGGGTTATTGAACAGCCAGACGGCAGGGCTGGAACTGGTCCGCGATAAGGGCCGACAGGTGGCGGCCCGCGTCCTGCGCAGTCCCCGAGCTCCCGTGTACGCCGCCGCACGCGCCTGGGACATTGCCCGCGAGGAAGGCCTCCTCACCCTCACTCAGACCGACGCCGAACGCCTCGCCGCCCGCAGCGACTGGCGCGGCCTCCCCCACGAACTCCAGGACCTGATCCCCGCCATGCATGACGCCGGTGACCACCTCTGGCAGGATGCCCGCAGCGCGGACTACACGGACATGCTCTGGCTCCCGGTCCGTCACGGCTACGGCCAGCACAGCCTGCGCCTGGCCCTGGTGGACGAAGCCCAGGACCTCACGCCCCTCCGTCAGCAGTTCGTCCAGCACCTGCTCGGCCTGCCAGACGCCACGGACGCAGGACGGCTGATTTTCGTGGGCGACAGCGATCAGAGCATCTACCTGTGGGCCGGCGCAGACCCCGCCGCCCTGAGCCGCCTGAAGACCGCGGTCAATGCCGTGGAGTTGCCGCTGTCCGTCTCGTTCCGCTGTCCGCAGGAAGTGGTGAGGTACGCGCGCGCGTACAGCTCGTTCATTCAGCCCGCCCCACAAGCCACACCCGGCATGATCGAGCATGTCAGCGCGGAGACGGCCACGTATGAACGGGGCGACACGGTGCTGTGCCGCACGAACGCGCCCTTGATCCGGCTGGCGCTGGAACTGATGACCCAGCGGGTGAGTGTCAGCGTGGTGGGCCGGGATCTGGAAGTCAGGTTGCGGGAGGCCTTGATGGCGGCCTTGCCGGCGCACGGCACCTTTGAGAATGACAGCGTGACTGAACTGGCGCGGGCGTACCTGGCCCCGCTGGATGAGCCATTGAAGCAGCGCGCGGCGGAGGGGGACCGGGCGGCCCGGCAGCAACGCACGGAACTGTATGACCTTGCCCGCTGCCTGCGGTATCTGGCGTGGGTGGTGTCCCGGGCGTCGGGAGAGGGCACGCTAGAGGGGGCGCTGGCCTTGCTAGCAGAGTTGTGCCGGGAGGATGCGGATGCGGACGTCATCCTGGCGTCGGTGCACCGGGCGAAGGGGAAGGAGTGGCCGCGCGTGACGATCCTGTACCCGGAGCTGATGCCGCTTGCGCAGGGGGATGAGGCCGAGGAGCGGGCGGTGCAATTCGTGGCGGTGACGCGGGCGCAGCAGGTGCTGCGTTTTGCGTATGGGAAGGAGGCATGGGCGACGCAGGCGTTCGTGAAGCCAGGTGAACTCCCGAACGCTCCACCACAGGAGGTCACCCGGTCCGGCACTCAGCCTGCCCAGGCTGCACGGGCATCAACAGTGCGGAAACCCAAAGTGCAGCCTGCCCCCAGGATCATTCGGCCGGGAGGAGCAGACACCCTGCTGGGAGGCGACGTTATGCTGGGACGGGAAACGGTGCGCGAGCGGCTGCTGACCCTGGCGGAGGAGGACCGCGCGCTGGTGCGGGTCTGGGCGTTGACCGGCTTGCAAGCGCTGTCGGGGACGCGTGAGGCTGTCGTGGCCGTGCATGAGGCCTATCTGCTGGCCTACGAGCAGGCAGCGGCACTGGCCCGCTTGGCGCAGCCCGTGGGGCGTGGACGGGGCGTAGCGATCTGTGTGTTTGAGTCACCTCTGGCGCGGGTGCAGTTCGCCAGAAAGATCCGGGTGGGCAAGGCCATGATCCGGCTGAAGCTAGGGGGACAGGACTTGCGGTTTGAGCTGAGCAGTGGGGAGCTGGTGGGGGCGGTGGGACCGCTGTCCACGTTCATTCTGCCGGAGGCGCTGGAAAGCTTACGGGCGAGTTGA
- the nucS gene encoding endonuclease NucS, with product MIRSQLLTPDPGSLTTFLNTHTRTRDVLLQIAGLAEVTYHGRAASTAEVGAYLVMIKRDGSLQIHAPTGIKPMNWQPRTDELSARVEHGHCVLHASRRSPEELVRVTFLHPHLALALELHEEASFTLSGSEKQMQDALARHPELIEPGLTVLDRELLIDSGGIDLYAKDTQGQYVVVELKRGRATQDAVSQLGRYVATVQKSGIGTVRGILAAPSITAPALKELRARGLEFREIGAWPDAPAPVALPSLFD from the coding sequence ATGATCCGCTCTCAACTCCTCACGCCGGACCCTGGCAGCCTGACCACCTTCCTTAACACCCATACCCGCACCCGTGACGTTCTCCTCCAGATCGCCGGCCTGGCCGAAGTTACCTACCACGGCCGTGCCGCCAGCACGGCCGAAGTTGGTGCGTACCTCGTGATGATCAAACGCGACGGCAGTCTCCAGATCCATGCCCCCACTGGCATCAAGCCGATGAACTGGCAACCCCGTACGGACGAACTCAGCGCCCGTGTCGAACATGGTCACTGTGTGTTGCACGCGTCCCGCCGCAGTCCGGAGGAACTGGTGCGCGTGACCTTTCTTCACCCGCACCTGGCGCTCGCGCTGGAGTTGCACGAGGAGGCGTCTTTCACACTGTCCGGTTCAGAGAAGCAGATGCAGGACGCCCTGGCACGTCACCCGGAATTAATCGAACCCGGCCTGACCGTGCTGGACCGCGAGTTGCTGATTGATTCCGGTGGCATTGACCTGTACGCAAAAGATACTCAAGGCCAGTACGTCGTCGTAGAACTCAAGCGGGGCCGGGCCACCCAGGACGCCGTCAGCCAACTGGGCCGCTACGTCGCTACCGTTCAGAAGTCTGGGATAGGGACAGTCCGGGGCATTTTGGCGGCACCGTCGATCACCGCGCCTGCGCTTAAGGAGTTGCGTGCCAGGGGGCTGGAGTTCCGTGAGATCGGGGCGTGGCCAGACGCGCCGGCTCCAGTCGCCCTCCCCTCCTTATTCGATTGA
- a CDS encoding heme-binding protein: MCAATVVDRSGVVLAMARSENAGPHTLGASQGKAFTSASARNLTSTIAKGLEANPGLADIPGYLVLAGGAPIRVGGAVVGAVGVGGAPSGLIDETCGTDAVTTVLGK; encoded by the coding sequence ATGTGCGCTGCCACCGTCGTGGACCGCAGCGGCGTGGTCCTGGCCATGGCCCGTTCCGAGAACGCTGGGCCGCACACCCTGGGGGCCAGCCAGGGCAAGGCGTTCACCAGCGCCAGCGCCCGCAACCTGACCAGTACCATTGCCAAGGGGCTGGAAGCCAATCCCGGCCTGGCCGACATCCCCGGCTACCTGGTGCTGGCCGGCGGCGCACCGATCCGCGTGGGCGGCGCCGTGGTTGGCGCCGTCGGTGTGGGCGGCGCACCCAGCGGGTTGATCGACGAGACGTGCGGCACCGACGCCGTGACCACGGTGCTGGGCAAGTAA
- a CDS encoding ankyrin repeat domain-containing protein produces MIVLGSLSPLLGSCQAQGGELPSVREILRITDIDVNHVNNLGWIALLEAVILGDGGPTHTEIVRELLAHGADRRIADREGVTPLQHARQRG; encoded by the coding sequence TTGATCGTACTGGGCAGCCTCTCGCCTCTGCTGGGATCGTGCCAGGCTCAGGGGGGCGAGCTACCCTCCGTGCGCGAGATCTTGCGGATCACCGATATCGACGTGAACCACGTCAACAATCTGGGCTGGATCGCCCTGCTGGAAGCCGTGATCCTGGGCGACGGCGGCCCCACGCACACCGAGATCGTGCGCGAGCTGCTGGCCCATGGGGCAGACCGCCGCATCGCAGATCGGGAAGGTGTCACACCCCTTCAGCACGCGCGTCAGCGTGGGTAG
- a CDS encoding DUF808 domain-containing protein: MSGGLVALLDDVAALAKLAAASIDDIGAAAGKAGVKAIGVVVDDTAVTPRYVTGFTPDRELPIIWRIAKGSLKNKIVFILPAALLLSQFLPWALNPLLMVGGTYLCFEGAEKLYEAIWGHHNSEGEDVIKLASDAHEEKMVSGAIRTDFILSAEIMAISLAEVATQPLFARALILVVVAFMITALVYGVVGLIVKADDLGVRLVARGSRAAQAVGRGLVKGMPVVMSALSAIGTAAMLWVGGHIIVDGLDKFGLGWPAHTLHDLALAAGHAIPLAAGVVEWLVETLGSALVGIVLGGIIVAALHLRPKTARAH, encoded by the coding sequence ATGAGCGGCGGCCTCGTCGCCCTGCTCGATGACGTGGCCGCGCTGGCCAAGCTGGCCGCCGCCTCCATTGACGACATCGGCGCGGCGGCGGGCAAGGCCGGGGTCAAGGCGATTGGCGTCGTGGTGGACGACACGGCGGTCACGCCCCGCTACGTCACCGGCTTCACCCCGGACCGCGAGTTGCCGATCATCTGGCGCATCGCCAAGGGTTCGCTGAAAAACAAGATCGTGTTTATTCTGCCCGCCGCGCTGCTGCTGAGCCAGTTTCTGCCGTGGGCGCTCAATCCGCTGCTGATGGTGGGCGGGACGTACCTGTGTTTCGAGGGGGCCGAGAAGCTGTACGAGGCGATCTGGGGCCACCACAACTCAGAGGGAGAGGACGTCATCAAGCTCGCCAGCGACGCCCACGAGGAGAAGATGGTCTCGGGCGCGATTCGTACCGACTTCATCCTGTCGGCGGAAATCATGGCGATCTCGCTGGCGGAAGTGGCCACGCAGCCCCTATTTGCTCGCGCGCTGATCCTGGTGGTGGTGGCTTTCATGATCACGGCGCTGGTCTACGGCGTGGTGGGGCTGATCGTGAAGGCTGACGATCTTGGCGTGCGGCTGGTGGCCAGGGGTTCCAGGGCAGCTCAGGCAGTGGGGCGCGGCTTGGTCAAGGGCATGCCAGTGGTGATGTCGGCGCTGTCGGCAATCGGCACGGCGGCGATGCTGTGGGTGGGCGGTCACATCATCGTCGACGGCCTGGACAAGTTCGGACTGGGCTGGCCCGCACACACCTTGCACGATCTGGCCCTGGCGGCAGGCCACGCCATTCCCTTGGCAGCGGGCGTGGTGGAGTGGCTGGTGGAAACGCTGGGGTCCGCCCTCGTGGGCATCGTGCTGGGCGGGATCATCGTGGCGGCGCTGCACCTGCGACCCAAGACAGCCAGAGCACACTGA